The Periophthalmus magnuspinnatus isolate fPerMag1 chromosome 10, fPerMag1.2.pri, whole genome shotgun sequence genome segment TCACAAACCAATTTATATTCAGTCCAAATGTCTTTATTCGCTTTGGGACGGTCTTGCCATTATTTGAACTCTTGTTTTAGGCCTGGAGCAGTCCCCGGTGCGTCAGGTGAAGAGGGCCTCTCCAGCCGCGCGCTGCAGGTCAGAGGACACGTGTTGTGACCCGGAGAGAGCAGCTGTCAGGCACGAGCCCGGCGCAGAGGTGGAGCGCGTGGCGGATACAGAGGTGCGCGTGGAGCTGCAGGGGTCTGAGCTGTGGAGGCGCTTTTACGAGATTGGCACCGAAATGATCATCACCAAAGCGGGAAGGTACAAAATCATATGATTAAAACAGGCCGTGCGTAATATGGGATTCTTTATAGTCTACATAGAATAGAGTTGCTATTTTTAGACCAATAGTGTGCTAAGAAATTTAAATAAGAAACGTATTGTCCATGgtctattattttgtgtttccttttattttattgatgaCTATAGTCTATAAAGGTTTGTTTCCAGGCATTTACTTCCACAGTCTTTTTTATTGATAGGTAATGAActgtcacatttacacattGTTGTTCAGAGGACAAATTATATGGGTTTACTGCGTCTAAATTAtgctacatttaaaatatattggtTTACGCACAGCATATGGAGGAAATgcttatagaaaaaaataagaatttGAAGTGTTATCACGTTTGGAATTGCACCAGAGTGAGATGTGTTTTAGTTACTGTTTTCTCTCGTATAGTTTTATCCTGTATAACTTATCAGCAGTTAAATACCTGCTGAAACCCAGGATCAGTTGATTCAATTACCGAAAACAAGCGCCATAAATCTAGGCCCCATGAGCGCAATGAACTTTTCTCTGAACGGCAAATGACCCAGAAGGATAAGAACAACATTGTAAAACGCcctagtaatatttttattctgcGTATTAAATATCGTTGGGTCGTAAAGCAACTTACCTTGAAGAAATAAGTCTCTAAATCTTTTTCTACGAACAGGAGAATGTTTCCGTCTGTGCGCGTAAAAGTGCGCAACCTGGACCCTTGCCATCAGTACTATGTGGCAATGGACGTAATGCCCGTCGACTCCAAACGCTACAGGTATAAGATTTagatttgaatgattttaataagaaaataaaaaaaacaaaacaattgccTATACTTATGTCGTCCCTGTGTTTTGTAGGTACGTGTACCACAGCTCACAGTGGATGGTGGCTGGAAACACGGACCACTCGTGCATCTCCCCGCGGCTCTACGTGCACCCGGACTCACCGTGCGCGGGAGAGACGTGGATGCGTCAGGTCATCAGCTTTGACCGCGTTAAACTCACCAATAACGAGATGGACGACAAGGGACATGTAGGTAACATCACTGCGCACGCACCAGCtgcttttgtcatctttttatttcgtgtttcatgtttcatgttagaAGGTATGGGGATTTATGAAACGTCTGGCCGCTTTAGTTCTTTGCAGTTTAAAATAGTAATAACAAGGGGATATGCGTTGCAACAGTAGTTATGCTTTGTGGCAAAAATCAACATCTTCAGTCTGCAGTGTTAAGATCCAACTTGCATTATGATTGTTATAGTTTTTGACTCACACTATCCCCTCATGTCAGAGAAGGGTTGACATTCGTGGCCACATTTTTTTGGTCAGGAATGTCAAAATTGTcctctttttaactttttaggtaaaatattttaaGGACTATAActtgttattttttgtatttagacCTGTGCATTGCATCAGATGgaaaatactcaaaaatacacacttttaatcCTGCTTGCATTACGAATCTACACATTGGTTTGGGcttttgcattgtttttgtcCCGCATTCCTCTCCCATTCACAAAAAGGTGGGTTGTGATTTGAGCTCATCTGACAGGCagtctcagtcctggttgacTTGCAGTTGACTTGCAGTGATCCACATTTGGTCCATCTCAGTCTAAACTCAGACTGATTCCAAGAAGGTAAATCCCAGATCACGAAGAGGAAATCCTGGTGTGGTCTGAACTTCCTGTGAGGTTCATTGATGAGCAGATGTGACAGATGTGGTCAGGGTAGCGACTGCTCGGGTGTAGACCTGATACTACTGTTTAGACCAGCACACACTCAAGTACTCCGTTATGTGTTAGAAAGAGACATAGAGACACATTTTGGTACATTTTTGTGCagtcaaaattatattattatcaaTATTATTTAGGAAgcaaaattaaagtaaaataaaactaataggACTCAAGTCATTAAGTTGTGCTCTGTTTttcaattaaatatatttaaacttcATGTAAATAATTTTAGGTTTTAGATTTTGTAGCAAtcagtttatataaaaaaaaggcaaaaaaaaatgtattaatgcgTTTGTACTATTGAATTTAATATGTGAATTTCTTTAGCACTTACATACTtatcttgtttttaaaatgcaatactattatgcaaaatttgaaaacATTGCGAGGAGcatattttactgttatttGTCTTCACTCAGATCATCCTACAGTCAATGCACAAGTACAAGCCTCGAGTTCACATCATCAGGCAGGACCCTCGGGTTGACCTGTCCCAGATCCAGTCTGTGCCTGCCGAGGGGGTCCGCAGCTTCTGCTTCCCCGAGACTGAGTTCACCACCGTCACAGCCTATCAGAACCAACAGGTACAAAGCACCAAATGCACATCAAGTTTTATTCAGTTAATCAGATGAGATTGTGTGTAGGCTTTGGTCATTATACCGTGTGAACATGTTTGtaagttgttgggttttttgcagtttttccaGCAATcgagaatgtatttataatttggAGTACGTACGGGCAAGTGTGTTTTAAGGAAGCAGGAATCCCTATTCAATTCTGAACaaataatagaataaataataaatgtatactATTTTTGATCATTTAATTTGCAATgttatcatatttatttttatctctcAATGCAGTTCTGCCGAAGCCCGTTTTTTTGTCGCTAAGCCCTGACCTTAACCAAAATATCTATTTCTAaacctaatcctaaccctaactgtAACCCTAACCATAATCTAATTGTGAAATAATATATAATCAAAATGAATGTTTGCTAGCATAGGACCAAGGCAAATGGCTGCTTGTTTGGCATCGCTGTACTGGGGGAAAAGCACAGAGAGCACTCCTGTTTCACAGCAAGAAATTCTGTGTTCTGAGTGGGCATTGTGTTTTACTGGGTTTCTTCCTGGCTCTCTGCTTCCCCCTCAATATAAAATGCGCCATTAGCTTGTCATCCAGATGAGTACTTTAGACCATGTAGTCGCCCACAGTTGTATTTAGTAGTACAGTATTCCCAAAATATGAAAATGGGACAGCAAAATTCTGAATTTTGTCAGCTGGACAAagtattttttcccttttgctATGGACactgaatgactgagggatcacagaGATGTCaaattggacaataaaacatccACAACTTTCACTGTAACTGCTTTCTTCTGGTTctgcttatttatttagtatttcacaaaatgtgctgtaaaatgtatttactttagTATTGGTGGATAAGGACACCTTTCAAATAGTAATAGTCTATTTTATTGCTGGGAACAACTTCACACTCACTTCTGCCCTGATTTTCTGGTTCAACACATTGAGTGGTTCCTCTGACCTCTCCATTGGCTAATATTAGCCCAGACACAGAGACCTAGTGAGGGGACTGCCAGCTCTTTTCATCAGGCTTCACTTTACAATCAGCACAAGTATTATTACAGAAATTCAATAATGCCCCTCTACACTCCAcagctattaaaacaccaaataaaaccaaatgacCCCAACCTTTCTTCCAAAATCCTGTTTGACATGGCTGTGGGCCCTGGGTGCTTGCAGTAACTCACAGTCCCCATAGACCTACACTGCCACTCTTCTTTTTGTCATAAAGTTGAGCTCATTGTTGCCTTAAATAACGTCACTTGTCCCAATTGTAACCcatgtatttttttgcattatttttctCCAGATCACCAAGCTGAAGATTGACAGGAACCCATTTGCCAAAGGATTCAGAGACCCAGGGAGGAATAGGTACGACacccacaaaacacaactccagagaaagactgaaacatgacaccAAATTAAAAGTTATAGTGCAGTGGGAAGAGAGTTGGGCTGAATTTCATACCCCTCAGAACCAATATTTAGACTGTGGTAATAATATTTAGAGGTACATGTGTGTATTGACTGTACTTGTGTGAACAGGGGTGTACTGGACGGCCTGCTGGAGTCCTATCCCTGGAGAGGACCACTCAGCCTGGACCTAAAGCCTTTCTCCATGACGCTACAAGGTACTGGGGTTCTTGAAGTTTTCAGTCCCGGACCCCTAAAAGAATCATCCAACCACTAGGGGAACTCCAATGCTAAATTATCTTAGCAGTTGTAATAGTTTAAAGTGGtttaacagtatttatttgttttatttaaccCAATTTCACTGATATGTACGGTTTTcaattaaagcagatctattatgcaaaattgacttttcagattttttaaccatgttatagttgtttccccatctcatttaccctccaagttgtttttggagtgattagtgcatgtttgaacaatctttaatcaattattttcaagacgtcatattgctgatcaactccGTTTTCACCGCGCCCGACATATGTCcaagttataacataatgattataattaaataattaaataaataaaaaaaatgtaatagttATATCTTCAGATAATCTTGCAACCCCTAATTAGCTGCAggtacacatacatacactatTTTGTAATTTCACATACATATGTATGTCCAACTGTAAGAATTCCTTTAAAATGATTGATAGGCAAAGTCTTTATGGACCTACCTTTCAAGTGCTTTTTGGGAGGGTTCAGAGATTACAATGTAACCAGTCGATATTACAAATGTACAAGtcatataaaaaacaacaattgttgttgtgtctaaCAAAAATCTATGTATAAAATATCTCTTCAAATGCAAATAtgaaacatttatgaattttacaataaaacagaaataggTACAAGGACGttaggttgttgttgtttttttaagtgttaataaaaataataataaaaaatataaacaaaactttgttgttttgtgttaacAATTGTTTTGTCGAATTTCTCCCTAAACCTAATAAATATTTCTTTTCCTGCAGGTAGCCCTGGTTCAAGCAGCAGCAGTTTGTCTCCTCTGAAGTCTCTCCTCCcgttctcctcttcctctcctcttcatcccttcTCTCTGACGGCTCTCTCCTGTCGGGACACCCCTCTCCAGACTGTGGCTCTCCCCCTGTACCCCTCAAAGAGCAGCCCGGGTGGTGCCCTGTGCTCTCCTTCCTCCCCAATGCCCCTCCGAGGGTTCTCAAATCTAGGACCGGACCGACTCCTGCCCCCCTTACCTACTCTCTCTGACCTGCCTTTGCTGTCTGCGCTACAAGGGAAGAAATCTAGAGACTTAAGTGCGCCGTATCTCATTCCTTTATCCAATCACTTCACCTCGCAAAGCTCCTCTCTGCACCTCACTGATACTTTGGGACCATACTGTTTATACCGATACAGTTTTCCCATAAGCCCTCCACTCCCACCTGTTTCACGACAAAAACTGGAAGAGGACGCTACGAACAATCTGTCAAAATGGCCGCCCCCTTCCAATCATTGCCTCTGACCCCAGGACATGAAcaagaacattccagacaagtgTTGGATTTACCATCACAATGAACTGAACCAAAGAAAGTagatgtataaatatttttggacATGTGCGTAAGGGTGTAATTTTGAGTCGTCTGATAATACCAAAGAGCGTCTTCAGTAGGTATGTAATAATCTAAATATTATCAAGGATTTGACTGTTGCATTGGCCATACGTGCCTTGTGCCGTGTATCTGGCTACAGTTTCCAAGTCAGAGTCTAATTTAATAACCCCTTCAATAGCaaattagtattagcattagtttGCATCAAAGATAAAGCTGTTCTTACCTGTGTGTCTCTGATAGAGGTGTTAGTGCTTTTTCTGGAATTTTTCACAGTATTCCAGACCAAATTAcaagacagatctgtggagtggagaGCCAGCTTATGGTGgaaatgcacatttttaaaacacttaGCAAAAGCAGTGTAATTCTGGCCCTACACCACTATGAATCACATACTGTGGTGGGGAAGTGCTGCAAGTGcataatgttgttgtgttcttaggaAAGATATGTCACCCACCTtgtgagtataaatgtggtGCGTGAATGATTAATGGAGGTCAAAGGGGCGCAGACTAGCAGCCtcatttctgtcagtctaccccaggacagCTATGGCTTCAAAAGTATCTTAACACCAACGAATGTGGAGGGaatgaataatgttttttaaactgatttggatgtcttgaaaggtgctctataaaaccaatgcattattattattattattattattattattattattattattattattattattattattattattattattattattattattattattattattattataacattgAGTATCAGTTTTCTTTTCCTAATTATAAAAGCACCAGCACAATTACATTAGTATAGTATTTAGTGTACATGTTAAAGTCCATAACACATATATAAATTCTCATCCAGGCTTGAGTTGTATTAGACAAAGCCTTTTTCATTCCTGATTCCAGCGTTGACCTCCTGTGTCGAACTTGAGCTCATCAGTGTGATTGTAGCAGATGCTCAGGTTCATTTCCACGAGCTGCACTTATTAACAATAATCAGACGATCCCAGACCCAGAGGAAAAGGCAGAAGGTACAACAAGGTAATAAAACACACAGGGAATACTGGATAAGCTTATAATCTGAGGTCTATGAGGAATCAGTAACACAGTTTGAAAAGATGGTTTGGTTCCCATTATATTTTGTAAGAGTAAAATAGAAGTAGCCTACCATTAACATTTGAAttcattcaaacttttttttttttaagcctaAGTGATTAAGAAGTAAAATGGTATAgtttgggcgacagtagcttcGTTGGTACACTAAAGGTTGGTGGTACAATTCCAGCTTCTACAGaatgctgtggttgtgtctttggacaagacatttaaccccTCTTGCCCcccgtgtctgtgtacactggtgtatggacgtgtgtgtgaataattgagttgctccttgatgtaaagcgttttgagtgcctttgagcactatataaatgtgacgaTTTATCATTTTCCATTTACCACAGTGGAATGCCCACAAGAAAATGTAGGTTTTAATGAAGTCATTGTTTAGCCCCCCACCTCTTTTGGATTAGTGCAAACAACATATCATAGAGATGTACTCACAAAATGAATTATACCAATAAATGTAATGGGTTTTCATGGAGTCCAGGAATCTGCAGTCAGAGTTGTGCCATTTTTGCAATAGCTACATTATAGTTAGAGAACAATTGCAACAGATGCAGCACGTAACATGTAGGCCTATAGTGaagctaaaataataatttgagttATTGTTAGATTAGCACattagtttaatttttttttaaaaaaaaggtcGAAAGTTTTAATATGAAAAACTTCACAAATCACGTCTACGACAGTGTTAAACTCAGCTCACCACTGCACCACCACTACCCACTCCGAGCCCTATTCCTCGCCCCTAAAAGCGTCCACGCCCGCTCTGCCGCTGACGTGATAATACATGCCTTCACTTCTGCTCAAACCAAAGTCTCCTGTGAGCCCTTCTCCAAATCTGCTCCAATCGCGGTTTAAACCCAAAGCATGGGGAAATGGACCGCTTTCACAAAATCGCTCATAACCAAACAGTCATTTAGTTGTCATGGCGAGGGACGGTGGTGAGCTAACGTGGCCGAGACGAGGAAATCACAGGAAGAAGTTAATTGAAGCAGTAAGATTGAGATAGAGTCAGTGGTCAGGTGTGCCCCTATCACACAGCCCTGCCTTTGTCCAAAAACAGGCGTAATATCCCGTGGTTACCCGATACTGTCTGTCATCTCTGTGTTTGTCTATAGGCCACGATCGTTTTAAACTCCACTAATGCCTGATCTTTCAATTTGACTAATTGCTTTCATACCAGGAGAGCTGAACCCTGCACCTGCTCCATATCGTCATAGAAAATACTATAGACATGTCATTGCTATTGGGAAGACATAAtgctggattatggagataccAGAGCAATTGTATAGACTAAAAATATgctttgataaaataaaatgtaaaaaaaaaatgtatttgagatTCATATATTCATTACATGAGATTCAAACATGGGTTCATCATGGGTTTCTTTAGAATagccaaaagtcctcaaaatggtgcctgtaaacaaacagtaaaGTAATAATATTGATGGTGGAAGATCTGCCACCTACATATCTGGCAATATCTGaaatcctatattacacaaaactgatttaagccatgttgcaatgttgttacctcatcaaaatcatacccagagttatgttttgtttcattcacacatgtttgggtaacactgcattattcatctgtctacatctcccaagctcaaaatgctttggtgggagctttcaagttaacaactactttttatctttgggccagtagagattggaaattccagggctgaaataatccaaatgattctagtgaaacagcatggagtttaaaaacacggtggagtccttcctgtattaccacatgacatcacaaagtggaacagagtttttgtttgagagaagaactcctaaatatgcagagtttgtgtgttaaacatgggtgaatgaaacaaaacacaactccaggtatgtttttgatgagaaaacaatgttatgacacaaatcagaaaatagctcagtattggccctttaaaacatgctgacctgacctgtaatttgttcTGGTGCgatcacctgcttgtatccatggagacagaactattaaatgccatactgtggaacatgtaaAGCAATAAGATGCctatgaagacaaacaggtttccttccaccagaaaaaagttacataatgtggtATTGGTATTGTTGTTAGTGAATAAGAGTATATATGTTTTGTTAATTCAGAGGGTAATTTGCTGACTGTTGCACATCATCAGACAGTTAGTtaggaataaataaaaaatgtataaattatacATCCAACATCCAACCCCCCTATATTGTCCCTCCCTGTTGCTCACTGCCCACTGCCCACCGCTGCCTGCACGCTGTTCATGGACCCAACAATGAGTCCGAGTGAGACTTAAACGCTTTTTTTGAGGCGGTGGCCTAAATAACACGGAAGCAGCTCTGATTCTGCTGCGGTAATGACACGACGAGGAAACGTTTGGGTCGttctgtttgattgacaggccgTAAAGAGCCGAGAAACCCGAGACAAGACTCATTTGTTTCCAATCAGGAAAAATAGCatcaggaggaagagagagggaggggtgggagggagagagagagagagggaggggtaggagggggagagggagaagaaaggtaaggggaaagacagagggatgaggtggggagagagaggggtaggtagaagtggagagagtgaggaggaagagacggagagggaaagagagcaaGGGGGAAGGAACAGGAGATAaaggggggtagagagagaagaggaaaagggagggagcagggggagattgggagggagagagaggtatcCAGGAGAAAgatgaaaagagggagagagggaggaaaaaggagaaggggaaagaaagaaggagagaggttGGTtctagagacagagagagtgaaacGAGAATGTGAACGAAGCGGGGAAACATaagggaggaaggagaaagggaggaggatgagtcagatgagagagggatggaggtaTAGAAGGTAGAAGACACGTACACATAATAGAACTTGTCTGATTAA includes the following:
- the tbx22 gene encoding T-box transcription factor TBX22 produces the protein SVRERMQGLSSRAHAFSVEALMGKPCKRIKLDEHDSSSTEDTGSDTSLLSTGENNNKDSILASPAARCRSEDTCCDPERAAVRHEPGAEVERVADTEVRVELQGSELWRRFYEIGTEMIITKAGRRMFPSVRVKVRNLDPCHQYYVAMDVMPVDSKRYRYVYHSSQWMVAGNTDHSCISPRLYVHPDSPCAGETWMRQVISFDRVKLTNNEMDDKGHIILQSMHKYKPRVHIIRQDPRVDLSQIQSVPAEGVRSFCFPETEFTTVTAYQNQQITKLKIDRNPFAKGFRDPGRNRGVLDGLLESYPWRGPLSLDLKPFSMTLQGSPGSSSSSLSPLKSLLPFSSSSPLHPFSLTALSCRDTPLQTVALPLYPSKSSPGGALCSPSSPMPLRGFSNLGPDRLLPPLPTLSDLPLLSALQGKKSRDLSAPYLIPLSNHFTSQSSSLHLTDTLGPYCLYRYSFPISPPLPPVSRQKLEEDATNNLSKWPPPSNHCL